In a single window of the Micromonospora sp. WMMD1155 genome:
- a CDS encoding LpqB family beta-propeller domain-containing protein — MRRQSLVGALGVVVMLGAGCGIPAGSDVRVDGKGGAATGAGVVDLRSGEPPKRTSSGSDNEMFVRNFLSAAAGEPDRAYERVKAYVAPESKSRLQDKKGSEVALNVVRLREAVYTLNSDSTTTVKITVQQIGVLRANGVLAPPVATESEYEFRLRSAAFDGGANDDRAGLYVLDPPNVLLLSDVALKQYYQDETIYFWSSDRSRLVPDQRYRPLAVPSERRVNEVVKWLVGGPSDWLRPGVVGLPDRTELINNATGADSRWEVNLDMSGDDRNGIDQLITQLAWSLGDLTGKLELKIRNNSQPVQDLSERRSAQQLYPNADSPRRFGVYEGAIHPLDFEGELSGAVPLTPEVNRNIVSADLGVARDRRILAAMITTGSSNGRYRLSVGTGAAPVTGVSRSETEYSSMSRPVWLRTADTRAARGLVVADGQLYRFDEAAGMYQVPLNLPSGNVTAVAAALDGQRVALIAGGRLYVAAVNLDGGGVSIGPPRQLATSQTGLTAVDWGREDRLVVAGSAGQQAIYEISVDGALETPLRTDVGAKVNHLTAYPTNRTVRSPSGAYMYEANGVAYRSSPFERIEPERVRDIAPVPAGVRPSNPSAPFFLY, encoded by the coding sequence ATGAGACGGCAGTCCCTCGTCGGGGCGCTCGGTGTGGTGGTGATGCTGGGCGCCGGTTGCGGCATCCCGGCCGGCTCCGACGTGCGGGTGGACGGCAAGGGTGGGGCGGCGACGGGGGCCGGCGTGGTCGACCTGCGCAGCGGCGAGCCGCCGAAGCGGACGTCCAGCGGCAGCGACAACGAGATGTTCGTGCGCAACTTCCTGTCCGCCGCCGCGGGCGAGCCGGACCGGGCCTACGAGCGGGTCAAGGCCTACGTCGCCCCGGAGTCCAAATCTCGCCTGCAGGACAAGAAGGGCAGCGAGGTCGCGCTGAACGTGGTCCGGCTGCGCGAGGCGGTCTACACCCTGAACAGCGACTCCACCACCACCGTGAAGATCACCGTGCAGCAGATCGGCGTGCTGCGGGCCAACGGGGTCCTGGCCCCACCCGTCGCGACCGAGTCGGAGTACGAGTTCCGGCTCCGCAGCGCGGCGTTCGACGGTGGTGCCAACGACGACCGTGCCGGCCTCTACGTCCTCGACCCGCCGAACGTGCTGTTGCTCAGCGACGTCGCCCTCAAGCAGTACTACCAGGACGAGACGATCTATTTCTGGAGTTCCGACCGCAGCCGCCTGGTGCCGGACCAGCGCTACCGGCCGTTGGCGGTGCCCAGCGAACGCCGGGTCAACGAGGTGGTGAAGTGGCTGGTCGGCGGCCCGTCCGACTGGTTGCGGCCGGGGGTCGTCGGGCTGCCCGACCGCACCGAGTTGATCAACAACGCCACCGGCGCGGACAGCCGGTGGGAGGTCAACCTCGACATGTCCGGTGACGACCGGAACGGGATCGACCAGCTGATCACCCAACTCGCCTGGTCGCTCGGTGACCTGACCGGCAAGCTGGAGTTGAAGATCCGTAACAACTCGCAACCCGTGCAGGATCTGAGCGAGCGACGAAGCGCCCAGCAGCTCTACCCGAACGCCGACAGCCCGCGGCGGTTCGGCGTGTACGAGGGTGCGATCCACCCGCTCGACTTCGAGGGCGAGCTCAGCGGGGCGGTGCCGCTGACGCCCGAGGTCAACCGCAACATCGTCTCCGCCGACCTCGGTGTGGCGAGGGACCGGCGGATCCTCGCCGCGATGATCACCACGGGCAGCAGCAACGGCCGGTACCGTCTGTCGGTCGGCACGGGCGCCGCGCCGGTCACTGGCGTGAGCCGCAGCGAGACGGAGTACTCCTCGATGAGTCGCCCGGTCTGGCTGCGTACCGCCGACACCCGGGCCGCTCGCGGCCTGGTGGTCGCCGACGGGCAGCTCTACCGCTTCGACGAGGCGGCCGGCATGTACCAGGTGCCGCTCAACCTGCCCTCCGGCAACGTCACGGCGGTGGCCGCCGCGCTCGACGGCCAGCGGGTGGCGCTGATCGCGGGAGGCCGGCTCTATGTCGCCGCGGTGAACCTCGACGGCGGCGGGGTCTCGATCGGGCCGCCCCGGCAACTGGCCACCTCGCAGACCGGCCTCACGGCTGTCGACTGGGGTCGGGAGGACCGGCTGGTGGTGGCGGGGTCGGCGGGCCAGCAGGCGATCTACGAGATCAGCGTCGACGGCGCCCTGGAGACACCGCTGCGGACCGACGTCGGAGCCAAGGTCAACCACCTGACGGCGTACCCGACGAACCGCACCGTGCGATCACCCAGCGGGGCCTACATGTACGAGGCCAACGGGGTGGCCTACCGCAGCAGCCCGTTCGAGCGGATCGAGCCGGAGCGCGTGCGGGACATCGCGCCCGTGCCGGCCGGTGTGCGCCCGAGCAACCCGTCGGCGCCGTTCTTCCTCTACTGA
- a CDS encoding IS110 family transposase, whose protein sequence is MAARKRQVTGGVDTHGKTHHAAAVDQAGRILGDQEFPATTAGYQLLLAWLRGFGAVVKVGVEGTGTYGAGLARFLTARGIALVEVDRPDRRARRAKGKSDPLDALAAARAALSGQANGTPKTRTGPVEAIRALRVARRGAVKARTAALNQLHGLIASAPDTLRQELNGPATTLVNRCAALPVNETRLTDPVEATKAALAVIATRIQTLTTEINQADRRLRPVVARTAPHLSAVYGVGPDVAGQLLTTAGDNPDRLRSDAALAHLCGAAPIPASSGRTDRHRLNRGGDRAANSALHTIALVRMRYDPRTRAYVDKRTKQGLNKKEIMRCLKRYIVREVHTALLADFTALNTP, encoded by the coding sequence ATGGCAGCCAGGAAGCGTCAGGTCACAGGCGGAGTCGATACCCACGGCAAGACTCATCACGCGGCGGCGGTTGATCAGGCCGGCCGGATTCTGGGTGATCAGGAGTTCCCGGCTACCACCGCCGGCTACCAGCTCCTGCTGGCCTGGCTGCGGGGGTTCGGTGCGGTGGTGAAGGTAGGCGTGGAAGGCACCGGCACCTACGGCGCCGGACTTGCCCGCTTCCTCACCGCTCGTGGCATCGCCCTGGTCGAGGTCGACCGCCCCGATCGGCGGGCCCGCCGCGCCAAAGGTAAGTCCGACCCCTTGGACGCGCTCGCCGCTGCCCGCGCGGCCCTGTCCGGGCAGGCCAACGGCACACCCAAGACCCGCACCGGCCCCGTCGAAGCCATCCGCGCCCTGCGGGTCGCCCGACGCGGAGCGGTCAAGGCCCGCACCGCTGCCCTCAACCAGCTGCACGGGCTGATCGCCTCCGCGCCCGACACGCTGCGCCAAGAACTCAACGGTCCGGCAACGACACTCGTCAACCGATGCGCCGCACTGCCCGTCAACGAGACCCGGCTCACCGACCCTGTGGAAGCCACCAAGGCGGCCCTGGCCGTGATCGCCACCCGGATCCAGACCCTGACCACCGAGATCAACCAGGCCGATCGCCGGCTACGACCCGTCGTCGCCCGCACCGCCCCACACCTGAGCGCCGTCTATGGCGTCGGCCCCGACGTCGCCGGACAGCTCCTGACCACCGCCGGCGACAACCCCGACCGGCTGCGTTCCGACGCCGCCCTGGCCCACCTCTGCGGAGCCGCACCCATCCCCGCCAGCAGCGGACGCACCGATCGGCACCGCCTCAACCGCGGCGGCGATAGAGCCGCCAACTCAGCCCTGCACACCATCGCCCTGGTCCGCATGCGCTACGACCCCCGCACCCGCGCCTACGTCGACAAACGCACCAAACAAGGACTCAACAAAAAAGAGATCATGCGCTGCCTCAAGCGCTACATCGTCCGCGAGGTCCACACCGCCCTCCTCGCCGACTTCACCGCCCTCAACACCCCTTGA
- a CDS encoding GNAT family N-acetyltransferase has protein sequence MEPAEIIEDGVLLRPWRETDAEAVHRACQDPDIQRWTTVPRPYRPEHAHGFVTEVSGRAWAEGTGAPFAVCDPATGDLLGSCGLISIDQAGTGEIGYWTAPWARGRGVMVRATRAVARWAFDTLGLRRLIWQAEVGNHASRLVALRAGFRIDGRLRLSHPAPHGAADGWIGSLLPGEVPAPGSTGPAGPAGPAGPAGPAGPGTLAARRAAVFGRPQPVLFATATTGELRLRPMEESDLDAVVRTCQDPESIRWTTVPDPYDRTDAQGYLAYGRDAWARGEAACFVIADPDDRYVGTIDLRLSSGDPLLADVGFMTAPEARGRGYLPAALVALSAWGFSTLGLARIEWRANVGNTASRRAAEKAGFTVEGTARAAVQHRGERADVWVGALLAKDLT, from the coding sequence GTGGAGCCTGCGGAGATCATTGAGGACGGCGTACTGCTGCGGCCCTGGCGGGAGACGGACGCCGAGGCCGTGCACCGAGCCTGCCAGGACCCGGACATCCAGCGCTGGACCACAGTGCCGCGCCCGTACCGTCCGGAGCACGCGCACGGTTTCGTCACCGAGGTGAGCGGGCGAGCCTGGGCGGAGGGCACCGGCGCGCCGTTCGCGGTCTGCGACCCGGCGACCGGCGATCTGCTCGGCTCGTGCGGGTTGATCTCCATCGACCAGGCCGGCACCGGTGAGATCGGCTACTGGACCGCGCCGTGGGCGCGGGGTCGGGGGGTGATGGTCCGGGCCACCCGGGCGGTGGCCCGCTGGGCTTTCGACACCCTGGGGCTGCGCCGGCTGATCTGGCAGGCCGAGGTGGGCAACCACGCCTCCCGGCTGGTAGCGCTGCGGGCCGGATTCCGGATCGACGGGCGACTGCGGCTGTCCCACCCGGCGCCGCACGGCGCCGCCGACGGCTGGATCGGCTCCCTGCTGCCCGGTGAGGTGCCCGCGCCCGGGTCGACCGGGCCGGCCGGGCCGGCCGGGCCGGCCGGGCCGGCCGGGCCGGCCGGGCCGGGCACCCTGGCCGCCCGGCGGGCCGCCGTCTTCGGCCGCCCGCAGCCCGTCCTGTTCGCCACGGCCACGACCGGCGAGCTGCGGCTGCGGCCGATGGAGGAGTCGGACCTGGACGCCGTGGTGCGGACCTGCCAGGACCCGGAGAGCATCCGCTGGACGACGGTGCCGGACCCGTACGACCGCACCGACGCACAGGGCTACCTGGCCTACGGCCGGGACGCCTGGGCGCGGGGGGAGGCCGCCTGTTTCGTGATCGCCGACCCCGACGACAGGTACGTGGGCACGATCGACCTTCGGCTCTCCTCCGGCGACCCGCTGCTGGCGGACGTGGGGTTCATGACCGCCCCGGAGGCCCGTGGCCGGGGATACCTACCCGCAGCGCTGGTCGCCCTCAGCGCCTGGGGCTTCAGCACGCTGGGCCTGGCCCGCATCGAGTGGCGGGCGAACGTCGGCAACACCGCCTCCCGCAGGGCGGCGGAGAAGGCGGGCTTCACCGTCGAGGGGACCGCCCGGGCCGCTGTGCAGCACCGGGGCGAGCGCGCCGACGTGTGGGTGGGCGCGCTGCTCGCCAAGGACCTGACATGA
- the raiA gene encoding ribosome-associated translation inhibitor RaiA, which translates to MDIVVKGRNVEVPDHYRVHVAEKLAKIERYDHKLIRVDVELFHERNPRQADHCQRVEITCISRGPVIRAEACTNDFYSALDAAIAKLDTRLRRAADRRRVHRGRHAPISVAEATAGLPVADLVAPALSAPADGARAGTAVAERVEEEYDDKQPWHIAREKVHPAEPMTVDDALFEMELVGHDFYLFQDKESGRPSVVYRRHAYDYGIISLAT; encoded by the coding sequence GTGGACATCGTGGTCAAGGGCCGAAACGTCGAAGTACCGGACCATTACCGGGTGCACGTAGCCGAGAAACTCGCAAAGATCGAACGCTACGACCACAAACTCATTCGTGTCGATGTCGAGCTGTTTCACGAGCGCAATCCGCGCCAGGCCGACCACTGCCAGCGGGTGGAGATCACCTGCATTTCCCGGGGCCCGGTGATTCGGGCCGAGGCCTGCACGAACGACTTCTACAGCGCGCTCGACGCCGCCATCGCCAAGCTCGACACCCGGCTGCGCCGCGCGGCCGACCGTCGCCGCGTACACCGGGGGCGGCACGCGCCGATCTCCGTCGCCGAGGCCACCGCGGGCCTGCCCGTCGCGGACCTGGTGGCCCCCGCGCTGAGCGCCCCGGCCGACGGCGCCCGCGCCGGCACCGCCGTCGCGGAGCGGGTCGAGGAGGAGTACGACGACAAGCAGCCCTGGCACATCGCCCGGGAGAAGGTGCACCCGGCGGAGCCGATGACCGTCGACGACGCGTTGTTCGAGATGGAGCTCGTCGGTCACGACTTCTACCTGTTCCAGGACAAGGAGTCGGGCCGCCCCAGCGTCGTCTACCGGCGTCACGCCTACGACTACGGCATCATCTCCCTCGCCACCTGA
- a CDS encoding ComF family protein yields MVSGLWADLADLVLPTTCAGCRERRPGLRHGVCPACVSALEALRPLSVRPTPAPSGLPPCVALGPYAGPLREALLAYKDHGRHGLARPLGALLAEVVAAAVGGARPLALVPVPDTAAAARSRYGDHLDRLARHCAARLVRSGWVVRVHRPLRALPRPDSVTLDSAGRAAAAEAAFRPRPTTPGPGGGAPVVVLLDDIVTTGVTLAAAARVLTATGWAPSVAAVLAATEKRHHS; encoded by the coding sequence ATGGTGAGCGGGCTCTGGGCGGACCTCGCCGACCTGGTTCTGCCCACCACCTGCGCGGGTTGTCGGGAGCGCCGGCCCGGCCTGCGGCACGGGGTCTGCCCGGCCTGCGTCTCGGCGCTGGAGGCGTTGCGCCCCCTGTCGGTCCGGCCCACACCCGCCCCGTCGGGCCTGCCGCCCTGCGTCGCGCTCGGCCCGTACGCCGGCCCGCTGCGTGAGGCTCTGCTGGCGTACAAGGACCACGGTCGGCACGGGTTGGCCCGTCCGCTCGGCGCGCTGCTCGCGGAGGTCGTCGCGGCGGCGGTCGGCGGGGCCCGTCCGTTGGCGCTGGTCCCGGTCCCGGACACGGCGGCAGCGGCCCGCTCCCGGTACGGGGACCACCTGGACCGGCTGGCCCGGCACTGCGCGGCCCGCCTCGTCCGCAGCGGTTGGGTGGTGCGGGTGCACCGTCCGCTGCGGGCGCTGCCCCGGCCCGACTCGGTCACGCTGGACAGCGCGGGGCGGGCGGCGGCGGCCGAGGCGGCGTTCCGACCTCGCCCCACCACGCCGGGCCCGGGTGGTGGGGCACCCGTCGTGGTGCTGCTCGACGACATCGTCACGACCGGCGTCACCCTGGCCGCCGCAGCCCGGGTGCTGACCGCCACCGGCTGGGCACCGAGTGTCGCCGCGGTGCTCGCGGCGACCGAGAAAAGACACCACTCGTAA
- a CDS encoding GNAT family N-acetyltransferase, translating into MTYDKVIEAYGVRLRQLRVEDAADIVDGLADPVSKRFTIGSPDPYTEADARWWIDVGAPAVWTGGGAAYAVADPPTDRLLGMVTLNNPSPTRGQAGIGYWVRPAARGRGVATAGTRALSDHALAAGTARLELLTHPENTPSQRVALAAGFRYEGSRRSAAVARDGGRHDLLAWVRLADDPPGPAARLLPDLPDGVLTDRVVALRRLAPDDAELMHRLHTRPEVVANQAPPVPPTREAIERRCRLAESGWLTGEIARLLITDVSSGEPVGSCGLSYTDVAGGEASVGYALLPDWRGRGYATRAVRLLAAWAFGVVGIARLGAGTVPDNIASHRVLERVGFHREGLQRGRLPGLDGTRLDDLTFALLPSDLR; encoded by the coding sequence ATGACCTACGACAAGGTCATCGAGGCGTACGGGGTGCGGCTGCGGCAGCTCCGCGTCGAGGACGCCGCCGACATCGTCGACGGCCTGGCCGACCCGGTCAGCAAGCGGTTCACGATCGGCTCGCCGGATCCGTACACCGAGGCCGACGCCCGTTGGTGGATCGACGTCGGGGCCCCGGCGGTCTGGACCGGCGGCGGCGCGGCGTACGCCGTCGCGGACCCGCCCACGGACCGGCTGCTGGGCATGGTGACGCTCAACAATCCGTCGCCGACCCGCGGTCAGGCCGGGATCGGCTACTGGGTACGACCCGCGGCGCGCGGGCGCGGGGTCGCCACGGCGGGTACCCGCGCGCTGAGTGACCACGCGCTCGCCGCCGGAACAGCCCGCCTGGAGTTGCTCACCCACCCGGAGAACACGCCCAGCCAGCGGGTCGCGTTGGCCGCCGGCTTCCGCTACGAGGGTTCCCGCCGGTCGGCTGCCGTCGCCCGCGACGGGGGTCGGCACGACCTGCTGGCCTGGGTACGCCTCGCCGACGATCCGCCCGGCCCGGCCGCCCGACTGCTTCCCGACCTGCCCGACGGGGTGCTCACCGACCGGGTGGTGGCGCTGCGGCGGCTCGCGCCGGACGACGCGGAGCTGATGCACCGGTTGCACACTCGACCCGAGGTGGTGGCGAACCAGGCGCCGCCCGTGCCGCCGACGCGGGAGGCGATCGAGCGGCGCTGCCGTCTCGCCGAGAGCGGATGGCTGACCGGCGAGATCGCCCGACTGCTGATCACCGACGTGTCCAGCGGGGAACCGGTGGGCAGTTGCGGGTTGTCGTACACCGATGTGGCCGGCGGCGAGGCGTCGGTCGGCTATGCCCTGTTGCCCGACTGGCGCGGCCGGGGGTACGCGACCCGGGCGGTCCGGCTGCTCGCGGCCTGGGCGTTCGGTGTGGTCGGAATCGCTCGGTTGGGCGCCGGTACGGTGCCGGACAACATCGCGTCGCACCGGGTGCTGGAGCGGGTCGGGTTCCACCGTGAGGGCCTACAGCGTGGCCGCCTGCCGGGCCTCGACGGCACCCGTCTGGACGATCTGACGTTCGCGCTGCTCCCGAGCGATCTGCGCTGA
- the secA gene encoding preprotein translocase subunit SecA produces MSILEKVLNAGEGRMVRRLKAIANAVSSIEDDYINLTDEELAGMTEQFRERLDEGETLDDLLPEAFAVAREAAARVLGQRPYDVQVMGGAALHFGNIAEMKTGEGKTLTSVMAVYLNALSGKGVHVITVNDYLAQRDAAWMGRVHEFLGLTVGVVLPNRPASEHKAAYECDITYGTNNEFGFDYLRDNMAWSKDELVQRGHNFAVVDEVDSILIDEARTPLIISGPAEHSARWYGEFAGVVARLQPGTDGEGDYEVDHSKRTIAVTERGVAKVEDRLGIDNLYESVNTPLVGYLNNAIKAKELYKRDKDYIVSDGEVLIVDEFTGRILHGRRYNEGMHQAIEAKEGVEIKQENQTLATITLQNYFRLYEKLSGMTGTAQTEASEFNKVYKVGVVTIPTHRPMVREDRPDVIYKTEKAKFNAVIEDIAERHQMGQPVLVGTVSVENSEILSQLLRRRGIPHNVLNAKFHAREAEIVAQAGRKGAVTVATNMAGRGTDILLGGNAEFLAANELRQRGLDPLENEEEYAKAMEEVLPTWKQACDAEAEEVAAAGGLYVLGTERHESRRIDNQLRGRAGRQGDPGESRFYLSLQDELMRRFRAGAVEAVMERFNIPEDVPIESKMVTRQIKSAQAQIEGQNAEIRKNVLKYDEVLNKQRQVVYAERLRVLNGEDLSDQVRNMIDDTVEAYVRGATSEGYGEDWDLEQLWSSLKQLYPVGVTIEELEEEAGGSRAGMDTDFLVARLKDDANAAYDRREEELGTEGVRQLERMVLLQVIDRKWREHLYEMDYLQEGINLRAYAQRDPVVEYQREGFDMFATMMDGIKEETVGFLYNIDVQVTEPEPEEGADEVTLLDKPVEIRAKGLNQAPRRQGLQYSAPTIDGEASPGAVAVEQAEQQAPALGVGRPAPNAPAAPGQTAPSAPQRPASGLRGPALPTAGSRRPAPNQAEASNGPSRNAPCPCGSGRKYKRCHGAPNGGN; encoded by the coding sequence GTGTCGATTCTGGAAAAGGTCCTTAACGCGGGCGAGGGCCGCATGGTGCGGCGGCTCAAGGCCATCGCCAATGCCGTCAGCTCGATCGAGGACGACTACATCAACCTCACCGACGAGGAACTGGCCGGCATGACCGAACAGTTCCGGGAGCGACTCGACGAGGGTGAGACCCTCGACGACCTGCTGCCGGAGGCGTTCGCCGTGGCCCGCGAGGCGGCCGCCAGGGTGCTGGGCCAACGCCCGTACGACGTCCAGGTGATGGGCGGCGCGGCGCTGCACTTCGGCAACATCGCCGAGATGAAGACCGGTGAGGGCAAGACGCTGACCTCGGTCATGGCCGTCTACCTCAACGCGCTGTCCGGCAAGGGCGTGCACGTGATCACGGTCAACGACTACCTCGCCCAGCGCGACGCGGCGTGGATGGGCCGGGTGCACGAGTTCCTCGGGCTGACCGTCGGCGTGGTGCTGCCCAACCGGCCGGCCAGCGAGCACAAGGCCGCCTACGAGTGCGACATCACGTACGGCACCAACAACGAGTTCGGCTTCGACTACCTGCGCGACAACATGGCCTGGTCGAAGGACGAGCTGGTCCAGCGCGGGCACAACTTCGCAGTGGTCGACGAGGTCGACTCGATCCTGATCGACGAGGCCCGCACCCCGCTGATCATCTCCGGCCCGGCCGAGCACTCCGCCCGCTGGTACGGCGAGTTCGCCGGTGTGGTGGCCCGGCTCCAGCCCGGCACCGACGGTGAGGGCGACTACGAGGTCGACCACTCCAAGCGCACCATCGCCGTGACCGAGCGCGGTGTCGCCAAGGTCGAGGACCGGCTCGGCATCGACAACCTCTACGAGTCGGTCAACACCCCGCTGGTCGGCTACCTCAACAACGCCATCAAGGCCAAGGAGCTCTACAAGCGCGACAAGGACTACATCGTCAGCGACGGTGAGGTCCTGATCGTCGACGAGTTCACCGGTCGCATCCTGCACGGCCGTCGCTACAACGAGGGCATGCACCAGGCGATCGAGGCCAAGGAGGGGGTGGAGATCAAGCAGGAGAACCAGACCCTCGCCACGATCACCCTCCAGAACTACTTCCGCCTCTACGAGAAGCTGTCCGGGATGACCGGTACGGCCCAGACCGAGGCGAGCGAGTTCAACAAGGTCTACAAGGTCGGCGTCGTGACCATCCCGACCCACCGCCCGATGGTCCGCGAGGACCGGCCCGACGTCATCTACAAGACGGAGAAGGCCAAGTTCAACGCCGTCATCGAGGACATCGCCGAGCGGCACCAGATGGGTCAGCCGGTGCTGGTCGGCACCGTCTCGGTGGAGAATTCCGAGATCCTCTCCCAGTTGCTGCGTCGGCGCGGCATCCCGCACAACGTGCTGAACGCCAAGTTCCACGCCCGGGAGGCCGAGATCGTCGCCCAGGCCGGGCGCAAGGGCGCGGTCACCGTGGCGACCAACATGGCCGGCCGTGGCACCGACATCCTGCTCGGCGGCAACGCCGAGTTCCTCGCCGCGAACGAGCTGCGCCAGCGCGGCCTCGACCCGTTGGAGAACGAGGAGGAGTACGCCAAGGCGATGGAGGAGGTCCTTCCCACGTGGAAGCAGGCCTGCGACGCCGAGGCGGAAGAGGTGGCCGCCGCCGGTGGCCTGTACGTGCTGGGCACCGAACGGCACGAGTCCCGCCGGATCGACAACCAGCTGCGCGGTCGTGCCGGCCGGCAGGGTGACCCGGGTGAGTCCCGCTTCTACCTGTCCCTGCAGGACGAGCTGATGCGACGCTTCCGGGCCGGTGCGGTCGAGGCGGTGATGGAGCGCTTCAACATCCCTGAGGACGTGCCCATCGAGTCGAAGATGGTCACCCGGCAGATCAAGAGCGCCCAGGCCCAGATCGAGGGCCAGAACGCCGAGATCCGCAAGAACGTCCTCAAGTACGACGAGGTGCTCAACAAGCAGCGCCAGGTCGTCTACGCCGAGCGGCTCCGGGTGCTCAACGGCGAAGACCTCTCCGACCAGGTCCGCAACATGATCGACGACACCGTCGAGGCGTACGTGCGGGGAGCCACCTCGGAGGGCTACGGCGAGGACTGGGATCTCGAGCAGCTCTGGTCCAGCCTGAAGCAGCTCTACCCGGTCGGCGTGACGATCGAGGAGCTGGAGGAGGAGGCCGGCGGCTCGCGTGCCGGCATGGACACCGACTTCCTGGTCGCCCGCCTCAAGGACGACGCGAACGCCGCGTACGACCGGCGCGAGGAGGAGCTCGGCACCGAGGGTGTGCGCCAGCTGGAGCGGATGGTGCTGCTCCAGGTCATCGACCGGAAGTGGCGCGAGCACCTCTACGAGATGGACTACCTCCAGGAGGGCATCAACCTCCGGGCGTACGCCCAGCGCGACCCGGTGGTGGAATACCAGCGCGAGGGCTTCGACATGTTCGCCACCATGATGGACGGCATCAAGGAGGAGACGGTCGGCTTCCTCTACAACATCGACGTCCAGGTGACCGAGCCGGAGCCGGAGGAGGGGGCCGACGAGGTCACCCTGCTCGACAAGCCGGTGGAGATCCGGGCCAAGGGCCTCAACCAGGCACCGCGGCGGCAGGGCCTGCAATACTCCGCTCCGACCATCGATGGTGAGGCCAGCCCGGGCGCGGTCGCCGTCGAACAGGCCGAGCAGCAGGCTCCGGCGCTCGGCGTGGGCCGACCGGCCCCGAATGCTCCGGCGGCACCGGGGCAGACCGCCCCGTCCGCTCCGCAGCGGCCCGCATCCGGCCTTCGCGGCCCGGCGCTCCCGACGGCGGGCTCCCGTCGTCCGGCACCGAACCAGGCGGAAGCGAGCAACGGCCCGTCCCGCAACGCGCCGTGCCCGTGTGGCTCGGGTCGCAAGTACAAGCGCTGCCACGGCGCCCCCAACGGCGGCAACTGA
- a CDS encoding Rv3235 family protein — protein MSEARPGPSRPPVRLRPVPPIDPPYADEVDDSYWPAPVHGQLALDLFASTRPDPVRPPERRAALRPVRTRPTTHPVTSLPPATAPESTRAAHRFVGTCLEVINGYRSPAQLRALLDPPRAGDLLAELARASTRTGAPRRRATRPTVRLLRLRVCEPREAAVEAAAVLTSTAGTSWAMALRLEHRRGRWLCTALHVL, from the coding sequence CCAGTGCGGTTGCGCCCCGTCCCGCCCATCGATCCGCCCTACGCCGACGAGGTCGACGACTCGTACTGGCCAGCTCCCGTCCACGGCCAGCTCGCCCTCGACCTCTTCGCCTCGACCCGACCGGATCCGGTGCGACCACCCGAGCGCCGAGCCGCCCTCCGCCCAGTGCGCACTCGGCCCACCACGCACCCGGTCACGTCGCTCCCTCCGGCGACCGCCCCGGAGTCCACCCGAGCCGCGCATCGGTTCGTCGGCACCTGCCTCGAAGTGATCAACGGCTACCGCTCGCCGGCACAGCTACGTGCCTTGCTCGACCCACCACGAGCGGGTGACCTACTGGCCGAGTTGGCCCGCGCCTCCACGCGAACCGGCGCACCTCGCCGCCGCGCCACCCGGCCGACGGTCCGACTGCTCCGGCTGCGCGTCTGCGAGCCTCGGGAAGCCGCCGTGGAGGCGGCTGCCGTCCTCACCAGCACAGCCGGTACGAGCTGGGCGATGGCGCTCCGCCTGGAACATCGTCGGGGCCGCTGGCTCTGCACCGCCCTGCACGTCCTCTGA